TACACGTAGATACGgatgtgtgtgtacatgaGCACATTTATTATGTTATACCCATTTGCACCCATGAGTTCATGCACACATTATTTCGTACACACATGGGCGACTCACTTGTACGCATTGAGCAGATCATCAATTTCAAGCATGTTGTTGTAGGAAAACTTCCTAATCacgttttcccccttctgcTTTAGAATATCCTCGATGTTGGTCTTCCCATCCTGGAACCACCCCAGCTGGTCAGAAATTAAGTGGAGGTTCTCACAGGACGGGCAACGAATAATAACCACTCCGTTCTGGTATGCCTGCTTGGAAAACTTTTTcgcacttttcttttcgcaTATTTTGCATGTAAACATGAGAACCATATACTCCTTCCTGATGTTATCACTTCCCTGTTCTGTTgcaacttcattttttatcgcATCGATGCTTGTTATTTTTGAGTCATCACCTGGAACGTCGTTACCATGTTCATTTAGTTTGATAATATTTGTAGCGGCTCCGTTCACATGGCCACTTTTCTCTTCAAGTGTTTTCCCGTTACATgcattttcatcatctgATTTTTCTCTACACAAATTCGATACCACTGTGTCTGCCTCGTTCTGAAAGTTATATGCatctcccttccccttctctcCCCCTTTATTCACTGTCCCCAAATACACCTTCCTAAATGACGCGCTGTTGTTACAGTGACAGCCCTCATATAGGTTGTTCCTTCGGAGTGTGGACAACACAGatatgtttttaattttttccccacagATTTTTCCTCTGGGTGGAAAATAACCGGTAAGCGCATTGGTTGAAATTCTGCTCGTTGTGATTTGCGCCCTTCGTGTTGTGAAGCGAGTTATCACGTGTGCAACACCCTGTGCCATTGCATGCCCCACCGTGTGCCCCATCCTTTGCACCACCCTTTATACTATTTTTGTTGGGCACTTATTGTCTGCCGATTAAAAACACTTGTGACAGcacaaaggggggagggaaccTTTCACTTTGGCTATCTTATGatatattttctcatttgcaGGCCTAAGTGCCCATGCGCCCGTATagatgaagaattttttattttataatatatatatatatatttgtttgttgttgttttcccTGATGTTGCGCCTACGTTACGCCCACGTTGTGCAGTTGTCATTGCCGAGATGTTTGTGACACTACGCTGTGCCACAAGGGTGAGCAATTAGCGGTGAACGCCTGGGCGATAGCCCACTGCGCAGGAATGCTCCTGTATTGGGAGGACAACACTACTCTGGCGACTTGTTCGTGAAACCGTCAGGGCAACGGGTCGAACATCTTCGCGCTGCACGGGATGCGCAGCAACATGCGTAGAAACATGCGTGGAAATATGGGCGGAAATATGCGCGGAGTGAAAATAGCGAggtacggaaaaaaaaaaaaaaaaaaaaaaaaaaaaaacaaattaacaaattaacaaattgacaaattgacaaattatcaatttaacaaaatgacGAAAACAAATTGAGGCGAAAAAATGGGACAGTTCCGACATCCCACGCATGCATGTTTTCAGGAAAGCacgaaaagtgaaaaataatttttgctGGACGGAGAGGGAAACCTTGCTCAGCAGGTTTAATGCACATCGAACGGGCGGGTCTGCCCAAGTTGGCTACAAAGTACCCCCAAGAAGAACGCAAGTCACTGGCAATTCCGAGAAGGGAGACTTCCTTGGCTAACACAGGCATAGCTCCCCTgggaagaagggaagaacGCTATCCAGACGAAGGAACAAGGTTATCCCAGCCAAGGAAGAACGCTATCCAGACGAAAGAACAAGGTTATCCAGGCCAAGGAAGAACGCTATCCAGACGAAGGAACTGCTTTCACCTTTCCCAATGGACGCACCAAAGATTACCCGTGGCAGCGCCCAGTTGTTGGACGAAAGCAAAAGCGAGGGGAACGAACTGTTCCGGAGGAAGAAGTATGAAGAAGCTCTGGGCGTTTACCTGGGCGCTGTTGCGAAACTCTGCGGTGAGCCACTAGATTCTACGAACGTTAGAAGATTGGTTCAGTTTTTTCGAGaaaatggagggaaaaaggagGTAGACATACCCGAGGGTAAGAGTGCAGATTCCCCCCACCTGAACCAACACGTCAAAGATCTCTTCACAAAGATATGCCACAATGTGTCCTTATGTTACTACTTCCTGGACCGACCGGAAGAGGCAATTGATTACTCCTCGTATGTAAGCGATATGGATAGCAAACACTACAAGAGCTACCACACCTTGGGTCTGTGCTAcgagaagttaaaaaattacaaaaagtgTATGGAGTCTTTTGAGCGTTGCAAGCTTGTCCTcttgaaggaaggaagtaacTGCAGTTCCGGAAACTCTTCTCCCCTTGTGAGTGCTGATGTGAAAAACGAAGTGAACCGAATTAACGAAAAGCTCAAGAGGCTAATCagagaaatggaagaagccAAACAACAGAAAGAGGGACTAGGCATCACCATCGATATGGCCAAAAAAACAATTCTCGATGATGCCAGcacggaagaggaaaaaattaaaatgatcCACAGCATTTGTAAGCATAAAATACATACCCTCTTgagggaaaatattttttacttcttctcccAACTGTTAAATCATGGAGAAAACTCTCTATCCATTGAGAAGGCGTGTCTACATGTCATCTATAAACTAGTATCAAAAATGGAGAGAGATACAGAGGAAATTTCAAGGAACACCAAGGTTTGCATCAACAAGGTAAGTGACATGAAGCTGGAATATTACTATGAtctccattttgtgaaaacGATTTTGTCCTTACATGAGTCCTTCGACGAACAGTGGATAAATAGCtatgtaaaggaaaagatgaaaaaaatggaaacccTCAAATTCGATAAGAAGAAAGATACCTACAAACTTGTGAAGGACATCCTCATCTTTATCATCCACATTGTTAAGTACATCCATGTAGTgacaaatgataaaattataaGAATCATCAACACATATTTTCTCTCTAACGACGACGTAGACATAGCTACCAGTGCACTAGACGCAATAATTTTcctctgcaaaaaaaaaaaattctttataCAGAAGAGAAAtacaaaggagggaaaaaattcaatcaCCCTTTTAAACACCTTATTGGAAGATTCAAACATAGATGTCAAACATTATCTGATTGATACCCACTTTGGAGACATCTGTAAGCATCCCCTCTGTGCAAATCTCGAAATTAAAACAACTATTCAGCAGTGCATTAGTATGCATGAAAATTTTCCCAGTGACGTGGAGTACGCCTTGATACTTATCCTATCCCTGTTGTATGATAAAAACAGACCCAGTGAAAAGGATACCGAAATGAATGATCTCATATATGAGTGCATAGATTTGTATTTCAAACCACAAGATATTGGAGTGGAGTGGTTTCTGTCTGTTAAATGTCTCTTTCTCGTGGACAAGAATATTGTTCTGAATTACCTAATCGGAAAAAATCAATACCTCTATGATATACTTACCTTTATTAACCAATCCGTGGGAAGGAAGCCAAAGAAAGATATCTCCCTTTTTATAGATGTTCTACTTCTACTTCTAAATATTTCAGAGCTTCGTTTCATGCTGAACACTTACATTGATGTGTACATTAACATTTTGAAGACCTTCCCCTATGACGAGAATTTTCTAAAGTTCCTCGTGGGTTCTTTCAAACTATATATGCACAGTAAAGAATTCAAGGAGGAAATTGTCAAGAGAGTCGATTTGTTTTCCTACGCTAAGGAGTTGTTGAAGCGCTTCCTATTGCGAAGCGAAGGACAGAAGAACAAGATATCCTCGGATGGTGGCCCCACCCAGAAGGACTCTCCAACCTCTTTGCAGAAGCGGGAGTTTCTTGAGTCAACGGAGCAGTCTTCACACAACGGAAGGAAGAACTGCGAATTGGTGAGcaagatgatgaagaagcaAACGAAGATTTCCTCAAATGGCAATACAGACTATGACACACACGCGCTGAAGGATCTCATCGAAATGGTCTTCTACCTCAGCCTGCACATTGAATTTAAGAAGCAGCTCCTGGAGCAAGACAATCAGTACATCCTGTTCTTCCTGATCAAAGTCGGAGATGAAATTAACCAGAAGAAACTAGACAATACGTACAAGTACTTATACTGCAACACAATCAACAATTTAATATTAACAAGAAAagatgaacaggtcaggcgAAGAGAAATTAACAAAGCCAATTTATCCAACTTTGATTCTGAACAAATTGAAGCATTAGAACAATTTTACGAAAAGTTACCAACAGCAGCCAAACCTAAGACCGACCCTCTGTATGACTATGGAGATGAAGATACGAGTAATCagttaattaaattattgATGTATAATGAGAACTATGTATTGaaggtaaaagaaaatgcTGATGAGGAAATTATCCTACCAAAAGGGGGCAAGTACAAAAATGGGGCAATTGTTAACAccatatataattttattaataccaatttttttactatcAACATAGCAGAAGCTGTGTGTGATATCATTTGCAAATTTGTTAaggatacaaaaaatattggCCTTGTTCTTGTAAACAATGGATTGAAGGCACTACTCCTCGCGTCCAAACATATTGCTAATAGGAAAAACTGCGCCTTAGCTCTGAGcgaaattttcatttacaCCAACCCCAAGTTGGTTCATTTTTACGAGGCATATGATTCATTGCCATTGCTGATTCAACAATTGGATATCGAAGAAGAACTCCTGGTGTTCAAGTCCTTAATGGCCATAACGAATATATTGACCATTGACGAGAACGTAGCCATCAAGGCCATGCAACTGAATTTGTGGAACAAATGCTTCGACATCCTCGTATCTGAAAATGTCTCCATAAGGTCCGCCAGCTTAGAGTGCATATGCAACTTATGTTCTCAGCCATATGTCCATCAGTATGTGTATGAtaagtataaaaaaattgccggGGGGAATGGAAAAGATGAACAAATCAATTTCGTAGACATACAAATaatgttttcttttaccatggagaaggaaaattacaaGGCTGTTTATGCTGCTACTGGGGCACTTGGCATGTTGTCCTCTGATTTGCGCCTCCCTGTATTTTTAATACGCACAAAAGGTTTCCACCACGTTTTTAATGCGTTGAAAGAAACGGACGATGAGCAAATTTTACTCCGcattttaacctttttcaACAACGTGATACTGGGAGAAAATGTCCCATCGGATGATGTGAAAAGGGTGAGAGATGCCGTTCGGGACAAGACGGGTCTGGATGGCGAAAATGCGCAAATTGCGCAGTTTATTCTACAGTGAGATTGTCTCCAAGTGTCGCGATCAGCAGATGACCGTTTCTCCGCCCATCAGGGTTGCTATCgtccctattttttttcttctttttttttttttttttttttttgtacgcaCGTGTGTGTGAATATGGACCTGCGGGAAAGCCAAAACCATTGGTCAGCCTCACTGCATATAGCTTGTAGCACGACTCGCGTGTTCACATTGCGTGTGCGGATGGTCAACGTACGCGCCTTCCTGCTTATGTGTCCAACAAACCGAGCAACTTTGCGAACAATTTTTAGTTACCTCTAAAGCTATTTATAAATTAGGAAAAAGCTACCCCCCAGGCAACCCCACCTGTTCGAGATTCCCAAGTAGCTAACTTCTTATCTCCTTCCCACTCGTGGTAGTTCTTAGtcgtgatggaaaaaaaaaaaaaagaaaagaaaagaaagctGTCCATAGATCGTcagcatttttttaatttcccaaattttgttaaattagctataaaaaaaaaaaaaaaaaaaaaaaaaaaatggaggggaTTACAACTGTAGCTAGCCATTTAACTGtttcgaaaaagaaaaaaaaatatgaaccgttcataaaatttttgttctatacctctttttttttttttttttttttttttttttcgcaagaATGTgcataatgtttttttctatcgTAAGTAACTGTTCAGAAAGCTTTGCACACGCTCTGCGACACCTTGCCACTACAGCTGTTTTTTGCAAGCCATTTGGCTAGCACGCTTATTTCCGCATTTTGCCCCTTCATTTGTTCCTATCTTCCACCATTTTGCTAGTTCTTCCATGCCAATTTGTCTACCTGTGCGCATCAACTACAAACATTTTTCCAGTTGGAGTTCCCCAATTACTTCaaaacatttttctcccAATTTTCCCATAAAAGAATGCATTTGTTGTTATTGTTAATTTTCTCGTATGCAACAGAATGTGAACACTTGTGTATGCTCGGAAAATATTGAAAATTCTCAACGTGAgccacttttccttttaacccgtTGTTCATTCGGCACTTGTGTGAGAGGGAGTAAGTTTACCCGTACGACTTAAGACAAACTCCGCGAATGTTATGTTTCTGTAAACGCGGGAAAGGAGGAAACTGTTAGCCTGTGTAGTAACAgttgttgttttcttttttttttcctcattttttgcGCCGACCTTGTATCACCCTTGCCATATGGTAACGCGCAATTCAAAGCACAGTTTGTGGTTGCACTTCGCCCGCAACTTTAatttaccttttttaaattgcagTTTTCAAACACCACAGggggaacaaaaaatttgAGGTCCAgcgtacatacatgtgtatgcgCATGCAtgagtatatatgtacatacaacCCGCATGGTTGATTCTGCACTTGTTCCGAcctgaagaaaaaacaaaaagaacgAAGCCTGTTTCCCTCTTGTTCTACCACATACATTTGTATACGCATCCAAGAAAATGAATGCGAGTTATTAATTATCGAATTAAAAATCGCTCCATGAGTTTTAAATCCGTCGAGCGAGTGGCACGAATGAATTGTGTACATACAGATTGCACCCTTTTAAGTACAGCGGCTCAGTCTTCTGCCGTTTACATTTCTCATGTGACACAGGAGCTTCGTGTAGTTTGTCCTGCTTTGGTGCGTATTATTATTCACCAAAGAGGGGGagaaattttcttccattttttacgaccctccttttttcttcatcctgctaccattttccccctccttcacgCTCGTCTAGTTTTCATTTATAGAACTAACACTGTGCCtacttatatttttataaaaaccgCTTGCTCAGTATGTTGTATATGTAAAAGCTATAAATCAGATTTGAAGTTTCTACTGAACTGTTTACAGTTATGCACATGTTGTTCCTCATGAGAAATGCTAGTTTTGTCCTTTCTTAACTGCCTCCATTTCgtgcattcttttttctttgaaaGTTAAGAGATAGTTTGTGTATGCATATTGTAAAGTgttttatggaaaaaaaaaaaaaaaaaaaaaaagaaaggagagcGAGGATTGTTACTGTACGTTTGAATTTCCCCACGTAGTGGTTGTCGTTTGTGCCATCCTTTTTTACACACCATTTTGTACTGCGCatgcatgtgcatacatacatgcgtaCATTCCTGTTTATTGTTTTGTTTGGCTCGAACTGTagaagagttttttttttttagaggCTAATACAAGTCAGCACTTTCAAGCGAAGTTgtccatgtttttttttttttttttttttttttttcccttatataTGTTAAGGCGATAAGTGCGCTCATGCATAGTGCGCCGGGattcttttaaatattacacgcacatatacacaaattataaaggagaaaagatcCTCGTAGTTGTGCCTGGGGTAATGAGAGTGGTGCATAATTTGAGCAGCCAGTCATCTGCACTATTCAGTTGTTTCGTTCTTGTCATATCGTATCATATTGTGAGAATCGAAGTAGAGAGGGAGATTATCCCACTCATAAAAATAAGTGTGTGACTCCGAGGAAGAGAATACACACGgtatattataaaaatacatCTAAGTTAGTTACATCTAGAGAAGAACGGCAGAGGGGCTACCTGAGTAGGAGAAGTAATACCGACCCGTGGGTTATTCGCTCTATGAATTATTTGGAAAAGCATCCAAcgaggatgaagaagacaaCTAAAAGGATCAACCAGAATACCATTATACCGCTGAAGCATCAAATGACAAAGGATGTGGACACTATTAGTGAAGCCATCAAAGGtaagagtaaagaaaatgaaaaagcagGGATAGGAAAAAACAGTGAGCCAAACGATGAAGTAGAGAATTTCGACTACATTAAAAGTTACCTAACGGAAGTATTCGAACGGACAAAAACTAACGACTCGGTATCGTCAAAAGAGGATAGTAATATGGAGGATACCCACAGAAAAAGTAGAGAACATGGTGAAAACACTTCCCTCTTACACACAGAAAATAACAGCTTGAACGTTGAATGCGATTTGGACAACACGTACGAGTTTGAGACGATGGAGAGTGGGAGTTACCCAAATGGGGATGTACAGTTGGTAGAAGCAATAGGTGAGGTAGAGATGGCGCAGGATGTGGGAGTGGCCTCCGCAGGAGCATCTTTTAGCGGTGGAAGCTACGCACACCCCTTGAGGTTGAAGAAGGCACTCACTAGCGTGGACGAACAGAACTACAACATATTCGGAAGCAAGTCACTGTTCAACCATTTCGGAACCTTTAACAGGAGTGGCAACCCGGGAGTCTGGTTGACggataaagaagaaatatataatgcTCCAAATGGGGAATGCAGGAAGATGGCCGAGGGGAATGTTGATCTTCTCATAGATGATGTTGTTAGGGGGAGTTGTCTAATAGAGCCGGGCGAAAACTTCGACCAGTTGGAGGAGGAAGCATTTAATATAGGTAGATGTTCAGAGGAGCAGGAAAGCAACGGTGTTAATGTGGAGCAACTGTTAGCGGAGGTGGGAGGTAGTAACGGACACGTGGACGGGTTAGAGACAGTCCAAAGGGAAAATCCACAAGAGATGAACAGTAATTTGTTCCAACTACTCAGTAGCAGCAATAGGGAGTTTGTTTGTAACTATATTAGGAGGTATCAAGAGATGGGAGAACGCGGCGAAGAGGGAGGTGTTGTCGAAGGGGCAGACGGAGAAGGACACATGGAAGGGCGAAATTCCCCTCCTGTTGATGGCTAcgtgaaggggaaaagcGTGTGTTTCGATCTCCCCACCACGGAGCATAGCATCATGTTGAACGATCACGACATCGGGACGTATGTGCAGAGCGACGGGGGGAACGAAGTAGACATTGGCTACAAATTGGAAAGTTCAAGATTAAAGGAGGAGAATATTTGTCCGTCGGGGAAAGGAACAGTCGAAATAATGGGTAACAACATAAATCAGGATAACCTAGTGAAGCACGACCTGGGCGGGATTGCCCACCTTGATCATAAGAATGTGGGGGGGTTTAAGAAGCACGGTTATGAGCACAACGATTCGAATGTcccaagtttttttttcatccccgAATGGGTTCGAAGCGATCAGGGAGAAACATGCATGAAAGGGACAAATCTCGACAAGGGAAATAttgaaaggaagagaagtaTCTCCACTTTGCCTAACCACGTGGCACCTACAGATGAATGGGATGAAAAGACTCCTTCCGTTTCACCCCATATTAAGAAATGTACCACATCAGAACTATACAATAATTTATTGGAACTACTAAATGATGGATCTCAAAATGTTAAGGTGGATAGCATGAACCAGGAAATAGGGATGCACCTAGGGGGAGAGTTTGTTAGGGACGAAGCTGCCACGTACTACGATGGAGATATTCTCAAGCATGTGACACATGGGGGAGAGAGAGATTCCCATGTGGATGATCAGCAAAGTGGTGGTAATCATGCATTTATACGTCGAGCCAATTACGAGGTGGTCGAGAAATATGCAAAGGGGTTAAATGGGGTGGACAATGCTGAAAATATGAGCAAAGTGGAAAGAGGAATTACCATGGGGAATATCAACAGTGGGGCCTTACCAGTGAAGAGCTACTTAAAATATCAGACTACACCCTTTTCTATTTCACATGATAATGAACGGGATAGTTTCCAAAATAGAGGACAATCTACATATGGATCACCACCGCCCATagtcactaaaaaaaaaaatgtaatgttCGAAGCGTTGAAGAATAAGATAGGGTTTCTTCTAGACAACGAAGATGACGACGTTTTTTTGAGTGAATATATTAAGGATGCTATAGATGACTATAACCGTAGCAAATGGGGAAGGGGCGCTAACGGTAGGGAAAGCATGCAAGCGGGTCGTTCGTCATTTGGGGAGGGTAAGGAATTAGTCTATAACCCAGTCAGGGGAGAGTCTGATATTGCCACTGAGACGGAAATACAAAATGGTATCCTTAAGAGTGAGACGATTAACTACAATTACAGTAGACCAACTGAGCATCTGAGCGAAGTGGACCTCCGTGATCAGAATCACAGTACAGTCAATTTGCATCTGGGAAGGGCTCACACAGACACGTATAATGAGGGATATTCACATGTGGATCGCATCAGAGGTGAATCTCCACCTCAAGGTGCAGGGTTGGAAATAATCCGTGAGGATCAATGGAGAGCGAAGAATTTCAATCGTGGCAGGGCTCACGTGAAGAACAGAACACACAAGAGCAACGTGGCCAGTCTGAAGTTGTTCCTACAGAACAGTATAATGGCTAACAACATCAGCAATTATAGCAGCGGCAATATCAGCGGATATACAGTCGGGCAACGTAGTAGTCTTGACAAGGGTATCCTCAGTGATGATTCTGCGTCTGGACCAAATGGGGATGACATGAAAGGGGGGTGGAATGGTGGGCCAGTTGTGTCTGACGTCCCGATGAAAACACTAGAAGAGAGAAAATCTCCAAACGTGGGTTCATCCCAATTGGGGGATTATTCCATCGAACGGGGAGATGCTATTCGTGGACATCTAAGAAAAGCTaacaaggaagaagagagggAAGAgcaacttaaaaaaatatacgaaaatttattttttctcagtAGAAGGAATAATAGAAACCTTCCTTTCAGTAGTGTGTCTAGGGTGGAGCAGGAAGGGACGACAGCACAGGATGCCTCTACGGATGGTTACGTTTTACCATTACACGGGGAAAATAGCTCGATGAAAATCCACACAAGTGCCCACAGTGACGACAGCTTCGATGCCTTGTCTcagaaggggggggatacCTCTTTCCTGAAAAGGGACCTGGCAAATCTGAAGGCGCATGGGACATTTGGTATCAGCGGCCGGGGGAATGACGCTCTCAGCGGTGTTGTGGGGTCCTTTGAAAAGGGGCATTTCGTAGACGAGGTGGGGTCGAACTGGTCTAACAGGAATTTTATGGGAAAGGACAAGGGCATcggagaggggaaaaagaggGAGGGCATCCTATTTGGAGGAAGGAGGGGAGATCCATCTTTGAgcagaagaggaaaggaTGCGTTCGAAGAGGAGGGAGCTAATAATTCCTTGTGGAATAGGAACCTTGTCTCTGGCTCGTCGGCCATGCGCGCCACTTACAGCGCCTTCGTTAACCGTGTGAATGGAGGCGGTAGCGAGGTGGTCCATCGGGGCAGATACGCCCTCCTCCCCTCTCCCGGCAGCAGCATCCTAAGCGGAATCGATAGAAATAGTAACGATAGAAACGGAAACGGTCGAATGGATCGAGCGAAATCACAGGACAGGCGAGGGATATCCAACacgaggggaaagaagaagtacatAGAAGCACGCAATCAACTATCCGTACCAGCCTTAAAGGCATATCTATCGAAAGAGGATAAGCAGGACTTGGAGCGTTTACTAGAGTCCCTTTACGCCGACAGGATAATTCCGCTGGTCATCAATTTAAAAGGGAGGGCAGACGAATATAACTTCAATGATGtgctaaaaaataatatcatAAATGCGTATGGACTATTCCCTGATAAGTACACGGTGAAGGAACACCATCCATCCTCCTccgcttcttcttcttcggcTCCCCATTCTGATGACAACTGTttggttcattttttacacagAAAAGTAGACgatgattattttttctccattaaCGATACAGTAGACAGATACGATCCGAAGTTATGGAATGAATTTGAGAAATATTTGCTCGAAATAGCTAGCTCGGATGATCCCCAATTGTATTCATTTACAGGGGGAAGGTATGGCATGGCAAAGGAGCTGCAAAGAAGGaaacttccatttttccaggGGCTCTACTTAGGCCACCTGTGTCACATTGTTCACATCAGTGCCACTAGGAAAATCATTGCCTACGAAAATAACTTTATAAAGCCTATTTCTCAGTGTAGGAAGTATGAGGATGCGAAGATGGGTATAGTAAACACCCGAGGGGGTAatgcaaaaaattacattGCCTCCATGGACGAGTTAAAGTTCTATCTGGGTGCAATTCTCAAGTCACACAAGAGGGGCATTAACATCTCTACGTTGAAGGCCAAAATGCTGAGCAGCTATAACAAGCGCTTGTGTGAAAGCGTTTTCCACTGCGTAAAGCTGGTGGAGTTGtt
This DNA window, taken from Plasmodium knowlesi strain H genome assembly, chromosome: 13, encodes the following:
- a CDS encoding myosin-specific chaperone UNC, putative — translated: MDAPKITRGSAQLLDESKSEGNELFRRKKYEEALGVYLGAVAKLCGEPLDSTNVRRLVQFFRENGGKKEVDIPEGKSADSPHLNQHVKDLFTKICHNVSLCYYFLDRPEEAIDYSSYVSDMDSKHYKSYHTLGLCYEKLKNYKKCMESFERCKLVLLKEGSNCSSGNSSPLVSADVKNEVNRINEKLKRLIREMEEAKQQKEGLGITIDMAKKTILDDASTEEEKIKMIHSICKHKIHTLLRENIFYFFSQLLNHGENSLSIEKACLHVIYKLVSKMERDTEEISRNTKVCINKVSDMKLEYYYDLHFVKTILSLHESFDEQWINSYVKEKMKKMETLKFDKKKDTYKLVKDILIFIIHIVKYIHVVTNDKIIRIINTYFLSNDDVDIATSALDAIIFLCKKKKFFIQKRNTKEGKNSITLLNTLLEDSNIDVKHYLIDTHFGDICKHPLCANLEIKTTIQQCISMHENFPSDVEYALILILSLLYDKNRPSEKDTEMNDLIYECIDLYFKPQDIGVEWFLSVKCLFLVDKNIVLNYLIGKNQYLYDILTFINQSVGRKPKKDISLFIDVLLLLLNISELRFMLNTYIDVYINILKTFPYDENFLKFLVGSFKLYMHSKEFKEEIVKRVDLFSYAKELLKRFLLRSEGQKNKISSDGGPTQKDSPTSLQKREFLESTEQSSHNGRKNCELVSKMMKKQTKISSNGNTDYDTHALKDLIEMVFYLSLHIEFKKQLLEQDNQYILFFLIKVGDEINQKKLDNTYKYLYCNTINNLILTRKDEQVRRREINKANLSNFDSEQIEALEQFYEKLPTAAKPKTDPLYDYGDEDTSNQLIKLLMYNENYVLKVKENADEEIILPKGGKYKNGAIVNTIYNFINTNFFTINIAEAVCDIICKFVKDTKNIGLVLVNNGLKALLLASKHIANRKNCALALSEIFIYTNPKLVHFYEAYDSLPLLIQQLDIEEELLVFKSLMAITNILTIDENVAIKAMQLNLWNKCFDILVSENVSIRSASLECICNLCSQPYVHQYVYDKYKKIAGGNGKDEQINFVDIQIMFSFTMEKENYKAVYAATGALGMLSSDLRLPVFLIRTKGFHHVFNALKETDDEQILLRILTFFNNVILGENVPSDDVKRVRDAVRDKTGLDGENAQIAQFILQ